GATTGTCAGGGGTGGGAGCAGGCGGACGACGCTTGAGTGGCGTCCCCCGAGTTCGACGATCAGGCCACGTCGAAGGCACTCGCGCTGGACGGCGGCGGCAAGCTCCGGCGAAGCGGGTCGAGGGGAGGCGGGTCGAGGGGAGGCGGGACGAGGGGAGGCAGCGCGGGATGAAAGACCAGAATCCGGCAGTGGCACACCGTCAGCACCACCAGCAAGGGCGACGCCCCCGACGAGCTCACCCGGTCCGCCTCCCAGACCGACCCCCCACCCCTCCGGCTCCACCATCTCCACGCCGATCATCAACCCCCGTCCCCGCACATCACCGACCGCTGGGAACTCCCCGGCCAGGAGCCGGAGTTGGTTCAGCATGCGTGCGCCGAGAACCGCCGCGCGTTCCGTGAGGGCGTTCTCGCGGACGTAGGCCATCGTGGCTGTGCCCGCGGCCATGGCGAGTTGGTTGCCGCGGAAGGTGCCGGCGTGGGCGCCGGGTTCCCAGACGTCGAGGTCATCGCGGTAGACGACGACGGCGAGGGGCAGACTGCCGCCGATGGCCTTGGAGAGGACCATGACGTCGGGGGTGATGCCGCTGTGCTCGACCGCCCAGAAGGCGCCGGTGCGGCCGACACCCGTCTGGACCTCGTCGGCGATCAGCGGGATCGAGCGGTCGGCCGTGATCTGCCGCATGCGGCGCATCCAGTCGTCCGGGGCAGGGAGCACCCCGCCCTCGCCCTGGACGGGTTCGAGGATCATCCCGGCGGGCAGCGGGACCCCGGACTTGGGGTCGTCGAGGACGGATTCGGTCCAGCGGGCGGCGAGTTCGGCGCCCTGGGGACCGCCGACGCCGAAGGGGCAGCGGTAGTCCTGCGGGTAGGGCAGCCGGGCGACCCGCACGTCGGGGGCGTGGCCGGAGGCTTCCAGAGCGCCGGAGGTCATGCCGTGGTAGGCCCCGGCGAAGGCGAGGAGTTCCCTGCGGCCGGTCGCGGCGCGCACGAGCTTGAAGGCGGCCTCGACCGCGTCGGTGCCGGCCGGTCCGCAGAACTGCACGCGTGCGTGGTCGGCGAGACCGGGCGGCAGGCTGCGGAACAGTTCGGTGGTGAAGGCGTCCTTGACGGGGGTCGCGAGGTCGAGGGCGTGGAGGGGTGCGCCCGAGTCGAGAACCTTGCGGATGGCTTCGAGGACGACGGGGTGGTTGTGCCCGAGGGCCAGGGTGCCGGCGCCCGAGAGGCAGTCGAGGTAGCGGCGGCCGTCGGCGCCTTCGATGGTCAGGCCGCGGGCGCGGACGGGGACGATCGGAAGGGCGCGGGCGTAGGTGCGGGCCGCCGACTCGCGGGCCGACTGGCGCCGCAGGATGCCCTCGTGCGCGGACCGGGCCGCCGACGGTTCTTGGGCGGTGGTCTGCCCCGCCGTGGCCTTCCCCGGTGCGGTCTCGGTCACGGCCATGGTTCTCCCGTCGTCGCGCTGTGCAGGGGCAAGCGGTTCCCTCACGGACTCGCCCGCCCCGACATACGGAACCCCGTGAGCCTTTGCTCGACATCCCGGCACATCGATGACCCGGTGTCCGGAAAACCTCCGGGAAGGGGGACGCGGGGCACCCGGCCGTCCGCCGGCAGGGGCGCGGGCAAGCGCCTACCGCTACCAACCCCGGACCGTTCACCGGGTTACGGGTGTTCCGGGGATCTTTGGAGTGTTCCGAGGATTTCCGGAGTGACGGAACTGTTGCGATTCCGTCGGAAGTCACCCACAGCGGGCGCATAGTGTGTGATGCCGTTCCAAGACGCGGTGCCGGAAGGCGAACTCGCGGGACGTCCGCGGCAAGTCGTCGGCTCTGGTACCCGGTTCGTCCAGGCCTGGGGGGTATGCATGCGATCCGAACCGCTGTCGGTGGCCGCTCGCGACGAGGGCGTGAGGGGCGCGCGTCGCAGAATCTCCCGCATGCTGACCGCCATGGCCCTCGCGTCGGTGCTGGCCCTGACCGCCACGGCCTGCGGCTCGGGCGACGCGGACGCCGACGCGCAGGCCTCCGGCTCCGCCGCGTCCGAGGGCGACGGCAAGATCACGATCCCCGACGACATCAGGGACAGGCTCAAGGAGCACGGGATCGATGTCGACAAGTGGAAGAACGGCGCCTGGAAGGACTGGGACAGGGACGACTGGCTGCGCGAGGCCCAGGACTACATCAACCCGATCATCGAGGGCCTGTGGGACCCGGACCGGATGCGCCGGGCCGAGGATCCCGACCGTGGTGTCCAGGAGAGTGACCTCTCGGGTGACCAGGGGGTAACCGACCCGGAGCCGGCGCCGGTGGACGCGAAGGCCGTATCGCCTACGTACCACGACAACGTCCCCGAGGCGGGCAAGGTGTTCTTCGACTCCCCCGAAGGCACGATGGTCTGCTCTGCGACGGTCGTGGCGGACCCGGCCGACCCGGGCAGGTCCAACTTGGTGTGGACGGCGGGGCATTGCGTGCACGCGGGCAGGAGCGGTGGCTGGTATCGCAACATCGCGTTCGTGCCGTCGTACAACGACCAGGCTCTGTCGGGCGGGGAGTTGGCGAGCGCGACCGAGGACGAGCTCGCTCCTTACGGCGTCTGGTGGGCCGACTGGGCGCAGACCTCACAGCAGTGGATCGCGCAGGGCGGACCGACGGGTGGGGCCGGGGCGCCGTACGACTTCGCCGTGATCCATGTGACGCCGGAGGAGGGAAGTACCGGCAAGTCGCTGGAGGAGACGGTCGGTTCGGCTCTGCCGGTGAACTTCGACGCTCCGGCGGTGGCGCGGGTGGAGAGCATCACGGCGAGTGGGTATCCGGCTGCGGCGCCGTTCGACGGGGAGTCGTTGTACCAGTGCCAGGACCGGCCGGGGCGGCTGTCGATCACCGCCTCGGATCCGACGATGTACCGGATCGGCTGCACCATGACCGGCGGTTCGTCCGGCGGCGGCTGGGTCGCGACCGGGTCGGACGGCGAGCCGGCGCTGGTGTCGAACACCTCCATCGGCCCGGTGAGCGCGGGCTGGCTGGCCGGACCACGGCTGGGCCAGGTGGCCGAGGGGGTGTACGACTCGGTCAGCCAGAAGTTCGCGGGCCAGTGACGGCCTGCCCCCCTGCCCCTCCCCCGATCAGCAACAGCCGGCACCAGCACGAGCACCCGCACCCGCACCCGCACCCGCACCCGCACCCGAGCAAGCCCGAGGCCCGCCCCCGTGAAGGGACGGGCCTCGAACCCACTCAAGAACTACATGAACTACAAGGGCCGCAAGAACTGCACGACCCTCAGGCCACAACCGGCGTCGGCACATACGGCGCCAGATCCGCCGCCAGTTCCTCGTGCACCCGCACCTTGAGCAGGGTGCCCTCCGCGGTGTGTTCCTCGGAGATCACCTCGCCCTCGTCGTGGGCGCGGGCGACCAGCTTGCCGTGGGTGTACGGCACGAGCGCCTCGATCTCGACGGACGGCCGCGGCAGTTCGTTGTCGATCAGGGCGAGCAGCTCGGCGATGCCCTGGCCGGTACGGGCCGAGACCGCGATGGCGCGCTTCTCGATCCGCATCAGCCGCTGGAGGGTCAGCGGGTCCGCCGCGTCGGCCTTGTTGATCACGACGATCTCGGGCACGTCGGTGGCGCCGACGTCCCTGATCACCTCGCGTACGGCGGCGAGCTGCTCCTCCGGAGCCGGGTGCGAGCCGTCCACCACGTGCAGGATCAGGTCGGACTCGCCGACCTCCTCCATCGTGGAGCGGAACGCCTCGACCAGGTGGTGCGGCAGGTGTCGTACAAAACCGACGGTGTCGGCCAGCGTGTACAGCCGCCCGCTCGGGGTCTCCGCGCGGCGGACGGTCGGGTCCAGGGTCGCGAACAGGGCGTTCTCGACCAGGACACCGGCGCCCGTCAGGCGGTTGAGCAGGGACGACTTGCCCGCGTTGGTGTACCCCGCGATGGCGACGGAGGGCACCTTGTGGCGCTTGCGTTCCTGGCGCTTGATCTCGCGGCCGGTCTTCATGTCCGCGATCTCCCGGCGCATCTTCGCCATCTTCTCGCGGATCCGACGCCGGTCCGTCTCGATCTTGGTCTCACCGGGACCACGGGTGGCGAGGCCGCCGCCCTTGCCGCCGCCCATCTGACGGGACAGCGACTGACCCCAGCCTCGCAGCCTCGGCAGCATGTACTGCATCTGCGCGAGCGCGACCTGCGCCTTGCCCTCTCGGGACTTGGCGTGCTGGGCGAAGATGTCGAGGATCAGGGCCGTACGGTCGATGACCTTGACCTTGACGACGTCTTCCAGGGCGATGAGCTGGCCGGGGCTGAGCTCGCCGTCGCAGATGACGGTGTCGGCGCCGGACTCGACGACGATGTCGCGCAGCTCCAGAGCCTTGCCGGAACCGATGAAGGTGGCCGCGTCGGGCTTGTCCCGACGCTGGATCACGCCGTCGAGCACGAGTGCGCCGGCGGTCTCCGCGAGGGCGGCGAGCTCCGCGAGGGAGTTGTCGGCGTCCTGCGCGGTCCCCGTGGTCCAGACGCCGACGAGGACGACCCGCTCCAGACGGAGCTGGCGGTACTCGACCTCGGTGACGTCCTCGAGCTCGGTGGAGAGGCCGGCGACGCGACGCAGGGCCGCGCGCTCGGAGCGGTCGAACTGGTCGCCGTCCCGCTCTCCGTCGATCTCGTGGCTCCAGGCGACGTCCTCTTCCATCAGGGCATCGGCCCGAAGACCTTCGGCGTAGGTGTGCGCGAGGCGCTGCGTGTCCTGGGAAGTGGATGAAGAGGAGGTCATTGGGTCCTTACGTCGTTGGGGAGTCCGATACGGCGCTCGTCGGGCCTTGGTGGTCACAGCGCCACCGCGGTCATCTTGCTCAACGCACGAGTACCCCGGGAGATTCCCGTGTCCCGTGCCGCGCCGACCTGAAGATGGTCGCACGGCACGGGGCGTCTCGTCACCGCCTTATTTCACGGGAACGACGGCTGCCACGGGCTTCCAGTCCGGGTGCCCGGGCATCGGCGGGGTCTTCTCGGCGTAGAGCCAGTCGTGGAGGAAGCCGCCGAGGTCGCGCCCGGAGATCTCGGAGGCGAGACGGACGAAGTCGGCGGTCGTGGCCGTACCGTCCCGGTGTTGCTGCACCCAGGCCCGTTCCAGGGTCTCGAAGGACTGACGGCCGATCTCCTGGCGCAGGGCGTACAGGACGAGCGCGGCTCCGTCGTAGACGTTCGGGCGGAAGATGCCGATCTTCTGGCCGGGCTTGGGCGCCTTCGGCAGGGCGGGCGGTCCGCCGGCCGCGCGCCAGCGGTCGGAGGCGCCGTACGCGGCCTTCATACGGGCGTCCAGGGTCCGGCCCGCCTTCGCCTCCGCGTACAGGGCCTCGTACCAGGTGGCGTGTCCTTCGTTGAGCCACAGGTCGGACCAGGTGCGGGGGCTGACGCTGTCGCCGAACCACTGGTGGGCGAGCTCATGCACCATGATCGACTCGACGTACCACTTGGGGTAGGCGGGCTCGGTGAATAGGTCCTTCTCGAAGAGGGACAGGGTTTGGGTTTCCAACTCGAAGCCGGTGTCGGCGGCCGCCATGAGGATGCCGTAGGTCTCGAAGGGGTACGGCCCGACCCTGTCCTCCATCCACGCGATCTGCGCGGGGGTCTTCTTGAGCCAGGGTTCCAGTGCGGCGCGGTCCTGGGTGGGCACCACGTCCCGCACGGGAAGTCCGTGCGGTCCGCTGCGGCGCAGCACGGTGGAACGTCCGATGGACACCTGCGCGAGCTCGGTGGCCATGGGGTGCTGGGTGCGGTACGTCCATGTGGTGGTGCGGCCGGCCCGGTCCACGTCGGTCGGCAGACCGTTGGCGACGGCCGTGTAGCCGTCCGGCGCGGTGACCCGGATGGTGAACCTCGCCTTGTCGGAGGGGTGGTCGTTGCAGGGGAACACCAGGTGGGCGACGTCGGCCTGGTTGGCCATGGCGAGCCCGTCCGCGGTACGCACCCAGCCGCCGTCGCGGTCGCCCGCGGCGACGGGGTCGCTGGTGTGCCGGACGGTGATCCGCATCCAGCTGCCACCGGGCAGCGGCCCGTCGGGGGTGACGACGAGGTCTTCACCGGCACTGCTGAAGGCGGCGGGCCGACCGTCGAGCTCCACGGACTGCACGTCACCGTGCGCGAAGTCGAGGTTGATGCGGTCGAGTTCGGTCGTCGTCCAGGCGTCGATCGTGGTGACGGCCGTGAGCGGCTTGCTGTTACTGCCCGAATAGGTGAAGGCGAGGTCGTACGACGCCACGTCGTAGCCGGGGTTGCCCAGGTACGGGAAGAGGCGGTCACCGACACCGAGCGGAGCGGCCGGGGCACTCGCGGCGAGCAGGCAGACGGAGACGGCGGAGGCGAGCAGCGCGGCCGCTGTACGGCGCCGGGAGGCTCCCGTACGACGACGGAGGGCGCCGGAGCCCGAACGGTCGCCGTGGGCGGACTGTACGCGGGCTGGCTGGGCGTGACTGCGGGGGGTGAGCGGCATGCACCACCGCTACCAGCGCACACGACCGACACGGCGACGACGCGCAACCGGCCCACCCGAACGAGGTCTTCCGGTCCCGTCTGGGCGACGCGGGCGGTTCGTGGAGGGGACACGGGCGGTCTGTTGAGGCGTCGCGTGCCGCCCGCTGAGGTGACGCGGGCGGTCCGTCAAGGCGACACAGCCGGTCTGCTGAAGCAACGCGGGCAGCCCCTCGAGGCGACGCGGGTGGCCCGCCAAGGCGACACCAGCAGTCCGTCGAGGGTGCGCGTGGCTCCCCGACGAGGCGACGCCCGTGCCCGCTGAGGTGGCGCATAAGGTCCTGCGACGAACAACCACACGCGTGTGGCGGGGTGCGGGTGCGACGCCGGACCCCCGGGACCCGAGTGCCGCCCTCGCAGCCGGACCTACCCGGCGACCTGCGCCGGATCCCCGGCTCGGCCGCCCCCGTCAGGCCCCCGGCGTCTGTGCCCTGCTCACGTCGTAGACGCCCGCCACGTTCCGCATGGCCCGCATCAGGGAGGGCAGCAGGGCCGCGTCCGGCAGCTGGACGGTGTACGTGTGGCGCACGCGCTGTTGGCTGGGGGGTTCGACGGTCGCGGAGACGATCTCGGCCCCCTCGATCGCCATGGCCTCGGTGAGGTCGGCCAGGAGGTGCGGGCGGCCGAACGATTCGGCGAACAGGGTGACCCGGCACTCGGCGGTGTCACCCCAGCGCACACCGACCTCTTTGCGCCCCATGCCCTGCATACGCTCCACCGCCGAGCACTCGACGCGGTGCACGGTGACCACTCCGCCGCGTACCGCGAAGCCGGTGATCTCGTCGGGCGGTACGGGCGTGCAGCACCCGGCGAGCCGTACGGTCGCGCCGGGCTGGTCGACGAGGGCGTTGGCGGTGCCGGGACGGGCCTCGGCCTGGTCGGTGGCGGTCGGCGACGCGGCGGCGGGCCGGTACCCGCGGTCGGGCGTG
Above is a window of Streptomyces griseorubiginosus DNA encoding:
- a CDS encoding diaminobutyrate--2-oxoglutarate transaminase family protein produces the protein MAVTETAPGKATAGQTTAQEPSAARSAHEGILRRQSARESAARTYARALPIVPVRARGLTIEGADGRRYLDCLSGAGTLALGHNHPVVLEAIRKVLDSGAPLHALDLATPVKDAFTTELFRSLPPGLADHARVQFCGPAGTDAVEAAFKLVRAATGRRELLAFAGAYHGMTSGALEASGHAPDVRVARLPYPQDYRCPFGVGGPQGAELAARWTESVLDDPKSGVPLPAGMILEPVQGEGGVLPAPDDWMRRMRQITADRSIPLIADEVQTGVGRTGAFWAVEHSGITPDVMVLSKAIGGSLPLAVVVYRDDLDVWEPGAHAGTFRGNQLAMAAGTATMAYVRENALTERAAVLGARMLNQLRLLAGEFPAVGDVRGRGLMIGVEMVEPEGWGVGLGGGPGELVGGVALAGGADGVPLPDSGLSSRAASPRPASPRPASPRPASPELAAAVQRECLRRGLIVELGGRHSSVVRLLPPLTITDEQATAVLDRLADALGAVARDHDPEAGKRRRQARGRGQGEGVGRAG
- the hflX gene encoding GTPase HflX encodes the protein MTSSSSTSQDTQRLAHTYAEGLRADALMEEDVAWSHEIDGERDGDQFDRSERAALRRVAGLSTELEDVTEVEYRQLRLERVVLVGVWTTGTAQDADNSLAELAALAETAGALVLDGVIQRRDKPDAATFIGSGKALELRDIVVESGADTVICDGELSPGQLIALEDVVKVKVIDRTALILDIFAQHAKSREGKAQVALAQMQYMLPRLRGWGQSLSRQMGGGKGGGLATRGPGETKIETDRRRIREKMAKMRREIADMKTGREIKRQERKRHKVPSVAIAGYTNAGKSSLLNRLTGAGVLVENALFATLDPTVRRAETPSGRLYTLADTVGFVRHLPHHLVEAFRSTMEEVGESDLILHVVDGSHPAPEEQLAAVREVIRDVGATDVPEIVVINKADAADPLTLQRLMRIEKRAIAVSARTGQGIAELLALIDNELPRPSVEIEALVPYTHGKLVARAHDEGEVISEEHTAEGTLLKVRVHEELAADLAPYVPTPVVA
- a CDS encoding M1 family metallopeptidase — encoded protein: MPLTPRSHAQPARVQSAHGDRSGSGALRRRTGASRRRTAAALLASAVSVCLLAASAPAAPLGVGDRLFPYLGNPGYDVASYDLAFTYSGSNSKPLTAVTTIDAWTTTELDRINLDFAHGDVQSVELDGRPAAFSSAGEDLVVTPDGPLPGGSWMRITVRHTSDPVAAGDRDGGWVRTADGLAMANQADVAHLVFPCNDHPSDKARFTIRVTAPDGYTAVANGLPTDVDRAGRTTTWTYRTQHPMATELAQVSIGRSTVLRRSGPHGLPVRDVVPTQDRAALEPWLKKTPAQIAWMEDRVGPYPFETYGILMAAADTGFELETQTLSLFEKDLFTEPAYPKWYVESIMVHELAHQWFGDSVSPRTWSDLWLNEGHATWYEALYAEAKAGRTLDARMKAAYGASDRWRAAGGPPALPKAPKPGQKIGIFRPNVYDGAALVLYALRQEIGRQSFETLERAWVQQHRDGTATTADFVRLASEISGRDLGGFLHDWLYAEKTPPMPGHPDWKPVAAVVPVK